The Trichosurus vulpecula isolate mTriVul1 chromosome 4, mTriVul1.pri, whole genome shotgun sequence genome contains a region encoding:
- the LOC118846716 gene encoding glyceraldehyde-3-phosphate dehydrogenase-like, translating into MTTLALWKDSWPQYKSLLVPRRQEIDGPSGKLWYEGYGTAQNIIFTSLDAALAVSEVIPEWNGKLIDKAFHVPTTEVSVADLACCLETPNKYDDIKKVVKRASVGRLKGILGPTAREIDFKS; encoded by the coding sequence ATGACAACTTTGGCATTATGGAAGGACTCATGGCCACAGTACAAGTCATTACTGGTACCCAGAAGACAGGAGATAGATGGCCCCTCTGGCAAGTTGTGGTATGAGGGATATGGCACTGCCCAAAACATTATCTTTACTTCCCTTGATGCTGCTCTGGCTGTGAGCGAAGTCATCCCTGAATGGAATGGAAAGCTCATAGACAAGGCTTTCCATGTTCCTACTACTGAAGTCTCTGTTGCAGATCTGGCCTGCTGCCTGGAAACACCTAACAAGTACGATGATATCAAGAAAGTGGTGAAGCGAGCATCAGTAGGACGCTTGAAGGGCATCTTGGGCCCCACAGCCAGAGAAATTGATTTCAAATCTTAG